One genomic window of Candidatus Nitrospira inopinata includes the following:
- a CDS encoding VPLPA-CTERM sorting domain-containing protein: MKRLIRWSIALGCAGLLTSPLPSTAAILVPNPGYAPGIGYEWGITMDQNDWIVFGSTDHPNTPQNAGVGARSWAEPLNPDGLKGWTHTVHWVALDLSGLTETTILDVTMARGTTGELFPAFTLYRGWELTGPESHEFNNIGSTPWASSLEYIGHVQNGGGPNGTDNGKGVASIAAQFILEPGLYSLALGGNPPYDADQSGRQAYSARIKTAPIPLPAAIWLIGGGLVGLAGLARRHHSSAK; encoded by the coding sequence ATGAAGCGTTTAATTCGGTGGAGCATTGCGTTGGGTTGTGCTGGTCTATTGACCTCGCCGTTGCCTTCGACTGCCGCCATTCTCGTGCCGAATCCTGGCTATGCTCCTGGGATCGGTTACGAATGGGGCATCACCATGGATCAAAACGATTGGATCGTGTTCGGCAGCACAGATCATCCGAATACCCCGCAGAATGCCGGCGTCGGCGCACGAAGCTGGGCCGAACCATTGAACCCCGATGGGCTCAAGGGCTGGACTCACACGGTGCATTGGGTGGCGTTGGATTTAAGCGGCCTCACGGAAACTACGATCTTGGATGTCACCATGGCCCGCGGTACCACCGGGGAATTGTTCCCGGCTTTCACTCTCTATAGAGGCTGGGAATTAACGGGGCCGGAGTCGCACGAGTTCAATAACATCGGCTCGACTCCGTGGGCATCGAGCTTGGAGTATATTGGGCATGTTCAAAATGGCGGCGGTCCAAACGGCACCGACAACGGGAAAGGTGTTGCCTCTATCGCCGCACAATTTATCTTGGAACCTGGTCTCTATTCGCTTGCTTTGGGCGGTAATCCTCCTTACGACGCGGACCAATCCGGACGGCAGGCTTATAGCGCCCGCATCAAGACGGCGCCGATTCCTCTCCCTGCGGCAATCTGGCTCATCGGCGGTGGCCTGGTAGGTCTGGCAGGCCTGGCGAGACGGCACCATTCCTCAGCTAAGTAA